A single window of Drosophila suzukii chromosome 3, CBGP_Dsuzu_IsoJpt1.0, whole genome shotgun sequence DNA harbors:
- the zormin gene encoding uncharacterized protein zormin isoform X2: MERRQALDSSMSSLYSVASSSNPNPRQPQSIQLQTQQSQQSQQSQLDAFNYSATMSSSSPTPSQAMSTAMSTGTGTGIGSGTTHSTPSTSLRATTIGTVVVRCGPIQLVIALLQSPEKIYIKVVELEPKITALGENLDESVRMQREHDETLRNLQSLPGPMDEFVQKADKLLASKRISSELVNAMADTLNIIWQDILNLLQDRQHLLILCTQFHDKMTQCFRKMDQLELACEETLHPPDVPRVQEFLNRFKQLRIDMLTGVMAALKDGNELLAQLEELEKLETLDTRPEHIKRDATRAVHQVQQWLEALHDRRNSLELAWQTRKTQMEQCLALALLGRELVDLEAALQQARMELNTMYSLGECEHTANEMLTKYREWKQQALILRDRALKITRAKEKVQSAGHFTEDEACARAYAVLSGCTEHLDLVDQREHWLHQSREFFAKAEHTLSVLEKLELELTSVKLPPHSPESYAMYSKVDRDVRSFTEEPLRLGYGILDEVGRTQPETLGVKRVLDELENRKVYIQGICANSSEDQQKVQRALSEFLTHHNELLAWLRASGQLQLQQSVDMGRNLQQAKQFLLQHHELMQDLEIKGELINLLLESIKVHLESLSPQERYDVDSKAESLHKHWIELKDLVLKRVDYVSLLIDFFELANEFSSQLDNMQRQLQQTPDEHKLQFLQATWTGIAATFGELKSRGQRFINLKIVDPYLETKSSAQAVQETLNDFSKRQVDVTSSLENWTTSIAEKREVEYLLEKVMSDNEETVAKSTQVDTQLYPVFTSQSVDSKQLLISTREKLTHVTQDIERAQDEIQQRIQTTLSIQTKDQPSLAKIEQVINNLRMLKAKLDGIKYDYRTLVESVVQFLENIVQLRREIDDYFARQQKEPTSGADRSIAEHEKFRDQCMDKFRSLITQSELLIDRVRVLEPPGAREIDTDRILKLLENLRLHFESNSSARMSSLERLEKIEQFRSDLEDIDRSLDSVSQQLHEINNQSVDSLAAAKTTSLAFEYFERTIELLEKRIEKFTESTSQQLLISNPESERYVKDELRKLNDKWQGFKDQVKQKRKSLNQATEFFEVVEKIDAEYREISYFYTSVSNKVPYLRDSVEAGNLVNDIENYVTSREAALRSKLDSASQCAHDMNKVSSLYNDVMNIFQSFIKLKMDINVVQERLKQEQRQKEQREREAREQAEREKALREAEAKERLFREEQSRLENQRQQAAIEQAQRELAARELALREQAVREEESRLQAIREQATREQLAREQAAREEELRIQSLREIARREEEVRLQNKRDEEIRIRREEEERFRRENESRSKREEEARIQREEITRLQTLRDQVDQQRLVTENIRKDIQVNSIFTELRYASPLFIRPLKDAVAREGDRLVLECEVTGTPEPSVEWFKDGISIQNNTDYKTTFDKGICRLVIEETFAADSARFSCRASNLVGTCDTNATLSVRENAAEVQLVPPKILRFLESGKATEGSSFQFACVVAGVPLPTVQWFKNDKCIDDSPDYVISYNNGEATLKFEEVFLEDDAVYTCSASNPAGIEHCSASLIVEPLEPTELPSFKVPLSNAMARVGQKIKLEAIVSGIPRPEVYWLHNGKPFQPRDSKYEYGRVTLIIPQAYPNDAGSYVLSAKNLAGEAYTSCNVIVKGRLPNETSDSEMASDIEPIKPAVHLPLKDVSIFEGKPVRLDCVIVGQPEPEVIWYHNERPVKESADVQLLFQGDRCSLIIQEVYQEDAGHYKVVAINSAGEASSSCELKVTPLNQAEPATRAQAERQSLPKDALPKFERLLSDVLADEGEQVVLEVQASGDQPLTAQWFLTNKELQLDQRITTQSDSELGLFKLILNNVSCDDKGVYTVKVTNPAGDAKCFSHLIVKSVNAPENRRSSQSSVEILDRHQCPEFKELFSDKQGEIDEVIKFECIVKGKPTPKVHWFFNDQPVHGHNFLVSTSGERQVLTIQKLTHDAVGKISCVAENEAGKATCVAFLNILGSGLPASSDAQTVSQEHNTGSSRVTIKKQTFTTTSTSQVNSYEGNAPQTEVHHSSAHIDQSLKQLGQQRPEIVESHHYEELHKSKEMSSPSVQQKSFSFIQSSAPNGQSTVAIPDSPTRLRREIAPRFTTPLSGKIVDQGADVSMEAIYDGFPSPEIKVEKNGGQLFEDAHTKISNKCNRVTIELKQVGVADAGRYAVTASNTVGQSTSTADLVVKKTIFPPVFGRRLQAQVSKKGEKLTMEVEVTGLPEPTVTWLKDDKPLKDAGISEHRLLAQGNSYRLIIEKAQTSDSGKYMVRATNAGGEAKSIADCAILEPSPERMQEVVKTIVYETGPVAPVVPSSDFKTENQNQSQNGENQQSFQSSQTDVTSANDLHGLSESKVITEHRCTTEATMRLEHKSNYLDLPELTSRPKTPTTNDTITITSNTATASMDQPDQIQPTVNTTKAPPPVPPKPCTPVVATTFGQQQQPPQTLTSTRYEQSEHKSSTTSSSFDYFKKIDEETVIQRPNPLTFKPLETVVRQPQAQSLAEELRTLNLIPGDAPEFCYSPKTERSEPKVPLITEKIKILSEVQPKEPPPQGGVPVFPPPLGLQTVQHETTTTKEVKVEYGQPIVRPAAVLATPAQQNPRSPSPKPSAEGVAMSRLWTPTGVTGYTSDVEQKSEKTVISKLATPTPTKELNAPFLVNQIVKSIPATTAPATHLVNVELEPGTPPEICFAPKVEETRRRSLVESMEHKLEQNLIQGPSKVLPHSVPTLTPATVPSAQPKPLGGTTYRPPPPVIPTRLGVYESDYESDRYKYSGSESDVEPGIRNQPQQTSMETSFKSSGYTADTEEHSSYRKSESSYYETKSSSSLGNALPKLQPEPPAHIYFTPKPQPQVQPQVVPPSQSNFSSQEAKDYKYTSSSMTSNYSHNMQSSSSSSHKETKFSSTAGAPPPQVVTYPSPIPAQRKTPAAEFSDYSSEIDERFRSVSRANESDAEIKGYRVVFPPTPTPRTNLATNGHKSPVVVITPSPMEFEPSPQEYARPKFEPIGKEIRHEIKTESSSKQSKFVQNQHQSQPVFKPKPVAAKFIAATQQQQQPQATARPTMYYNAVAGAPMHLAKVASETKNVMQMHESTESSQRVVNMQQTKRIIHFDSPQEQRDQQIVQEHFPYSPATSRTPSRQSHLPPPATPTKFVPGEFRESDYESEIEGARIQPLWSPYGDGLTKGFRRVAPPQGGSRSCSLPRTYERVLSPMEFDRGPEMPSKIHVDINTLKKEQRGGSTVTTQHRTQSLNRNSTMRQQQQQQQQQQQQSMDQIDRAGTLPRYGYSSLQQQAENQGRRMGSTFLQKSHQFVDEVSRDVRSSASNGIGIRPGFKRAPSEGSSQQPQAFRDESRVSQYGTKCVDPNTGLIYFKYDFGYEFGILFPGEGHKFVSSQWNSSGKSQNAQPIQNGRHSPYPLKLPPGNELVIPVQHERSAQGYSSDNEVQRRSQARNYSTSRPMAPRTAVNSQKRYSLPSCHNLDIHLDRLHAQAPRLPPDQMIRTDQGTQTDCLLITEEEPAPEASGQPLDNGANKTPLRKSASFSSTSTSSPASSSMGSATSTMSLRSSTPLRSNNHHSQSSRALRSDTINTFQKWETTIESISYVSTKTVSISDFSQEPQLREQTVN; this comes from the exons AGCCTGCCGGGACCCATGGATGAGTTCGTGCAGAAAGCAGACAAGCTGCTGGCCAGCAAGCGGATCAGCTCCGAACTGGTCAATGCCATGGCCGACACCTTGAACATTATCTGGCAGGACATCCTGAACCTCCTACAGGACCGTCAGCACCTCCTAATCCTCTGCACACAGTTCCACGACAAGATGACGCAGTGCTTCCGAAAAATGGACCAACTGGAATTGGCCTGCGAAGAGACCCTCCATCCGCCGGACGTGCCACGTGTCCAGGAGTTCCTCAACAGATTCAAGCAACTGAGGATAGACATGCTCACCGGAGTGATGGCCGCTCTCAAGGATGGCAACGAACTGCTGGCCCAGCTGGAGGAGCTGGAGAAGCTGGAGACCCTGGACACAAGACCGGAGCACATCAAACGAGATGCCACGAGGGCGGTTCACCAGGTTCAGCAGTGGCTGGAGGCCCTGCACGATCGGAGGAACTCCCTGGAACTGGCCTGGCAGACGAGAAAGACCCAGATGGAACAGTGCCTGGCACTGGCTTTGCTGGGTAGGGAGCTGGTCGATCTGGAGGCAGCTCTCCAACAGGCCAGGATGGAGCTGAACACCATGTACAGTTTGGGTGAATGTGAGCACACGGCCAATGAAATGCTCACCAAGTACAGGGAGTGGAAGCAACAGGCTCTGATCCTCCGGGATCGAGCTCTCAAGATCACTCGGGCCAAGGAAAAGGTTCAGTCCGCTGGTCACTTCACCGAGGACGAGGCATGTGCTCGTGCCTATGCTGTATTGAGTGGCTGCACGGAACACCTAGATCTGGTGGATCAGCGGGAACACTGGCTGCATCAATCCCGGGAATTCTTCGCCAAGGCCGAGCACACTTTGAGTGTCCTGGAGAAACTGGAACTGGAGCTCACAAGCGTGAAACTGCCACCTCATTCCCCGGAGAGCTATGCCATGTATTCCAAGGTGGATCGAGATGTCCGCAGTTTCACCGAGGAACCTCTGCGCTTGGGTTACGGCATCCTCGACGAAGTGGGCAGGACTCAGCCGGAGACTCTGGGAGTGAAGAGAGTTCTGGATGAGCTGGAGAACCGGAAGGTATATATCCAGGGGATCTGCGCCAACAGTAGCGAGGATCAGCAGAAGGTGCAGCGGGCCTTGAGTGAATTCCTCACCCATCACAACGAGCTTTTGGCCTGGCTAAGAGCTTCCGGCCAACTGCAACTTCAGCAGAGCGTGGACATGGGGAGAAATCTCCAGCAGGCCAAGCAGTTCCTGTTACAGCACCACGAACTCATGCAGGATCTCGAG ATAAAAGGCGAGCTGATCAACCTGCTGCTGGAATCCATCAAGGTCCATCTGGAGTCCCTGAGTCCCCAAGAGCGCTACGATGTGGACTCAAAGGCGGAGTCGCTGCACAAGCACTGGATCGAACTGAAGGATCTGGTTCTCAAGCGAGTGGATTATGTATCCCTGCTGATTGACTTCTTTGAGCTGGCCAACGAGTTCTCCAGCCAGCTGGACAACATGCAGCGCCAACTGCAGCAAACTCCCGACGAGCACAAGCTGCAATTCCTCCAGGCCACTTGGACGGGCATTGCGGCCACCTTCGGCGAACTGAAGTCCCGAGGACAGCGATTCATCAACTTGAAA ATTGTGGATCCATATCTCGAGACCAAATCCTCGGCACAGGCGGTGCAAGAGACGCTGAACGACTTCAGTAAGCGGCAGGTCGACGTGACGAGCAGTTTGGAGAATTGGACAACGAGCATTGCGGAGAAGCGAGAAGTCGAATACCTACTCGAGAAAGTCATGAGCGACAACGAGGAG ACCGTGGCCAAGAGCACACAGGTGGACACCCAGTTATATCCCGTATTCACCTCCCAGAGCGTGGACTCCAAGCAGCTGCTGATCAGCACCCGCGAGAAGCTGACCCACGTGACCCAGGACATCGAGAGGGCCCAGGATGAGATCCAGCAGCGCATCCAGACAACTCTCAGCATCCAGACGAAGGATCAGCCGTCGCTGGCCAAGATCGAGCAGGTGATCAACAACCTGCGCATGCTGAAGGCCAAGCTGGATGGCATCAAGTACGACTACCGCACTCTGGTCGAGAGCGTGGTGCAGTTTCTGGAGAATATAGTGCAGCTGCGCCGCGAGATCGACGACTACTTCGCCAGGCAGCAGAAGGAACCCACTTCCGGCGCAGATCGCAGCATAGCGGAGCACGAGAAATTCCGCGATCAGTGCATGGATAAATTTAGATCGCTAATCACACAATCCGAACTGCTGATCGATCGGGTGCGAGTACTGGAACCGCCGGGAGCCCGCGAAATCGACACCGATCGCATTCTGAAGCTGCTCGAGAACCTGCGCCTGCACTTCGAGTCGAACAGCAGTGCCCGCATGTCGTCGCTGGAGCGCCTGGAGAAGATCGAGCAGTTCCGCTCCGACCTGGAGGACATCGATCGCAGCCTGGACAGCGTGAGCCAGCAGCTGCACGAGATCAACAACCAGAGCGTCGACAGTCTGGCGGCGGCCAAGACCACGTCGCTGGCGTTCGAGTACTTTGAACGGACCATAGAG CTGCTCGAGAAGCGGATCGAGAAGTTTACGGAGTCCACGAGCCAGCAGCTTTTGATAAGCAATCCCGAGAGCGAGCGGTACGTCAAGGACGAACTGCGCAAACTCAACGACAAGTGGCAGGGCTTCAAGGATCAGGTGAAGCAGAAACGAAAGAGCCTCAACCAGGCAACCGAGTTCTTCGAGGTGGTCGAAAAG ATCGACGCGGAGTACCGTGAGATTAGCTACTTCTACACCAGCGTCTCCAACAAGGTTCCCTACCTCCGCGATTCCGTGGAGGCCGGCAACTTGGTGAATGATATCGAGAACTATGTGACCAGCAGGGAGGCTGCCCTGCGCTCCAAGTTGGATAGTGCCTCGCAATGTGCCCACGACATGAACAAGGTCTCGTCCCTGTACAACGATGTGATGAACATCTTCCAGTCCTTCATCAAGCTGAAGATGGACATCAATGTGGTGCAGGAGCGGCTGAAGCAGGAGCAGCGCCAGAAGGAGCAGAGGGAACGGGAGGCCCGGGAGCAGGCTGAAAGGGAGAAGGCTCTGCGGGAGGCGGAGGCCAAGGAGAGGTTGTTCAGGGAGGAGCAGTCCCGCCTGGAGAACCAGCGCCAGCAGGCGGCCATCGAGCAGGCTCAAAGGGAACTGGCGGCCAGGGAGTTGGCTCTTAGGGAGCAGGCTGTCCGGGAAGAGGAGTCCAGGTTGCAGGCCATTCGGGAGCAGGCCACGCGAGAGCAACTGGCCAGGGAGCAGGCTGCCAGGGAGGAGGAGTTACGGATCCAATCCCTCAGGGAGATTGCTCGCCGGGAAGAGGAAGTGCGCCTGCAGAACAAGAGGGATGAGGAGATCCGTATCCGCAGAGAGGAGGAGGAAAGATTCCGAAGAGAAAACGAGTCCCGTTCGAAGCGAGAAGAGGAGGCCCGCATCCAGCGGGAGGAGATCACCAGGCTCCAGACTCTTCGCGATCAGGTGGATCAACAGCGCCTGGTGACCGAAAACATCCGCAAGGACATCCAGGTGAACTCCATTTTCACGGAACTGCGCTACGCCTCACCGCTTTTCATTCGTCCTTTGAAAGATGCAGTTGCTCGCGAAGGAGATCGATTGGTTCTTGAATGCGAGGTCACAGGTACTCCAGAGCCCTCCGTTGAGTGGTTCAAGGATGGCATCAGCATCCAGAATAATACCGATTATAAAACCACCTTCGATAAGGGAATCTGCAGGCTGGTGATCGAGGAAACTTTTGCCGCCGACTCAGCCCGTTTCAGTTGCCGTGCCTCGAATCTGGTGGGAACTTGCGATACCAACGCCACTTTATCCGTCCGGGAAAATGCTGCCGAAGTCCAGTTGGTTCCCCCAAAGATCCTAAGGTTCCTGGAGAGCGGCAAAGCCACCGAGGGCAGTTCCTTCCAGTTCGCTTGTGTGGTGGCCGGAGTTCCTTTGCCCACTGTTCAGTGGTTCAAGAACGACAAGTGCATCGATGATTCGCCGGACTATGTGATCAGCTACAATAATGGTGAAGCTACTTTGAAGTTCGAGGAGGTCTTCTTGGAGGATGATGCGGTCTACACTTGCAGCGCCTCGAATCCCGCGGGAATTGAACATTGTTCCGCTTCTCTCATTGTGGAAC CTTTGGAGCCAACTGAATTGCCCAGCTTCAAGGTTCCCCTCTCAAATGCCATGGCTCGAGTGGGTCAGAAGATCAAACTGGAGGCCATCGTGAGTGGAATTCCCAGGCCAGAAGTCTATTGGCTGCACAACGGCAAACCCTTCCAGCCCCGCGATTCCAAG TACGAATACGGCCGCGTAACGCTGATAATCCCGCAGGCTTATCCCAACGACGCCGGATCCTACGTCCTGAGCGCCAAGAACCTAGCTGGCGAGGCCTATACCAGTTGCAACGTGATAGTGAAGGGTCGCCTGCCCAACGAGACCTCCGATTCCGAGATGGCCAGCGACATAGAGCCCATCAAGCCAGCCGTCCACCTGCCCCTCAAGGATGTCTCCATATTCGAGGGCAAGCCCGTGAGGCTGGACTGCGTGATTGTGGGCCAGCCGGAGCCCGAGGTGATCTGGTATCACAACGAGCGACCTGTCAAGGAGTCCGCCGATGTTCAGTTGCTTTTCCAAGGGGACAGGTGTTCCCTGATTATCCAAGAGGTCTACCAAGAAGACGCAGGTCACTACAAAGTGGTGGCCATCAACTCGGCGGGAGAAGCATCCAGTAGTTGTGAACTCAAGGTCACTCCTTTGAATCAGGCAGAACCTGCCACTCGGGCTCAGGCGGAGAGGCAATCCCTGCCCAAGGATGCCCTGCCCAAGTTCGAAAGACTTCTCTCTGATGTTTTGGCTGACGAGGGTGAGCAGGTAGTCCTTGAAGTTCAGGCCAGTGGTGATCAACCTCTGACTGCCCAGTGGTTCCTGACCAATAAGGAACTCCAGTTAGACCAAAGGATCACCACCCAATCCGACTCGGAACTAGGCCTCTTCAAACTCATCCTGAACAATGTGAGTTGCGATGACAAGGGTGTTTATACCGTGAAGGTCACCAATCCAGCGGGAGATGCCAAGTGCTTTTCGCATCTCATAGTGAAATCCGTGAATGCTCCCGAGAATCGTAGGAGTAGTCAATCCTCAGTGGAAATCTTAGATCGTCATCAGTGTCCCGAATTTAAGGAACTATTTAGCGACAAACAAGGTGAAATCGATGAGGTGATTAAGTTCGAGTGCATTGTCAAGGGCAAGCCCACACCAAAGGTCCACTGGTTCTTCAACGACCAACCCGTTCATGGTCACAATTTTCTGGTCTCTACAAGTGGAGAACGTCAGGTGTTAACCATCCAAAAGTTAACCCACGATGCCGTGGGCAAGATCAGTTGTGTGGCGGAGAATGAGGCGGGAAAAGCCACCTGTGTTGCCTTCTTAAATATCCTCGGAAGCGGTCTGCCCGCCTCTAGTGATGCTCAAACAGTGAGCCAGGAGCACAATACTGGATCTTCGAGGGTGACGATCAAGAAACAAACCTTTACCACCACCTCCACTTCGCAGGTTAATTCCTATGAGGGAAATGCCCCGCAAACCGAGGTGCACCACTCCTCCGCCCACATTGATCAATCCCTGAAGCAACTTGGCCAGCAAAGACCCGAGATCGTGGAGAGTCACCACTACGAGGAGCTGCACAAGAGCAAGGAGATGAGCAGTCCCAGTGTGCAGCAGAAGtccttcagcttcatccaatcCAGTGCACCCAATGGGCAATCCACCGTGGCCATACCAGACTCACCCACTCGCCTCAGGAGGGAAATCGCTCCGAGGTTCACCACTCCCCTCAGCGGAAAGATCGTGGATCAAGGTGCCGATGTCAGCATGGAGGCCATTTACGATGGCTTTCCCTCGCCCGAGATTAAGGTGGAGAAGAACGGAGGTCAGCTGTTCGAGGATGCCCACACCAAGATCTCCAACAAGTGCAATCGCGTGACCATTGAACTCAAAcaggtgggcgtggcagatgCGGGACGATATGCGGTGACTGCCTCCAATACAGTGGGTCAGTCCACCAGCACAGCGGATTTGGTTGTTAAAA AGACCATATTCCCGCCTGTGTTTGGCCGACGACTGCAGGCTCAGGTCAGCAAGAAGGGCGAGAAGCTGACCATGGAGGTGGAGGTCACCGGGCTGCCCGAACCCACGGTCACCTGGCTGAAGGACGATAAACCCTTAAAGGACGCTGGGATCTCTGAACATCGCCTGCTGGCCCAAGGAAACTCTTACAGGCTTATAATCGAAAAGG CGCAAACTTCGGATTCCGGCAAGTACATGGTGCGTGCCACAAATGCAGGAGGCGAGGCCAAGAGCATCGCCGACTGTGCCATCCTGGAACCCTCACCGGAACGCATGCAGGAGGTGGTCAAGACCATTGTCTATGAGACGGGTCCCGTGGCTCCTGTGGTCCCATCCAGCGATTTCAAAACCGAA AATCAGAATCAAAGTCAGAACGGCGAAAACCAACAGTCGTTCCAGAGCAGTCAGACCGATGTGACCAGTGCCAATGATCTCCACGGTTTGTCCGAGTCGAAAGTGATCACTGAGCATCGTTGCACCACCGAGGCAACCATGCGTCTAGAGCACAAATCGAACTATCTGGATCTGCCGGAGCTGACCTCGCGTCCCAAGACACCAACCACAAACGATACTATCACCATCACCTCAAACACTGCCACTGCCAGCATGGATCAGCCAGATCAGATACAGCCCACCGTCAACACCACCAAAGCCCCACCACCAGTGCCACCCAAACCCTGTACACCAGTGGTGGCCACCACCTTTGGCCAACAGCAGCAACCACCGCAGACGCTGACGAGCACCAGATACGAGCAGAGCGAGCACAAGTCGAGCACCACCTCATCCTCGTTTGACTACTTCAAGAAGATCGATGAGGAGACCGTCATCCAGCGACCAAACCCACTGACCTTCAAGCCCCTGGAGACGGTGGTGAGACAACCGCAGGCGCAATCCCTGGCTGAGGAACTAAGGACTCTCAACCTGATACCAGGAGATGCCCCGGAGTTCTGTTACTCGCCGAAAACCGAAAGGAGCGAACCAAAGGTGCCACTAATCACCGAGAAGATCAAGATACTTTCGGAGGTGCAACCCAAGGAACCTCCACCACAGGGTGGTGTACCAGTCTTCCCGCCACCTCTAGGTCTCCAGACGGTGCAGCACGAAACCACAACGACCAAGGAGGTGAAGGTGGAGTATGGACAACCAATTGTGCGACCTGCAGCAGTGTTGGCCACTCCTGCCCAGCAGAATCCTCGCTCACCCTCACCCAAACCCTCCGCCGAAGGAGTGGCCATGTCGAGGCTATGGACACCCACTGGGGTGACTGGTTACACCAGCGATGTAGAGCAGAAGTCAGAGAAAACAGTGATCTCCAAGCTGGCCACACCAACGCCAACGAAAGAGCTAAATGCACCCTTCCTGGTGAATCAGATAGTGAAGAGCATACCCGCTACAACAGCTCCTGCAACTCACTTGGTTAATGTGGAACTGGAACCAGGGACACCACCAGAGATTTGCTTTGCTCCCAAGGTGGAAGAGACACGTCGTCGATCCTTGGTGGAGAGCATGGAACATAAGTTGGAACAGAACCTGATCCAGGGACCCAGTAAAGTCCTGCCCCACTCGGTGCCCACCTTGACTCCAGCCACTGTACCATCGGCACAGCCCAAACCCTTGGGTGGTACCACCTATAGACCACCCCCTCCTGTTATACCCACCCGATTGGGAGTCTACGAAAGCGATTACGAGAGTGATCGGTACAAGTACAGTGGCAGTGAATCGGACGTGGAGCCCGGAATCCGCAATCAACCCCAACAAACCTCCATGGAGACTTCCTTTAAGTCCAGTGGATATACGGCTGATACAGAGGAGCATTCGAGCTATCGCAAGTCGGAGTCAAGTTATTACGAAACCAAGTCATCATCCTCGTTGGGAAATGCATTGCCCAAGTTGCAGCCCGAACCACCGGCACATATTTACTTTACCCCGAAGCCACAACCACAGGTGCAACCCCAGGTGGTGCCACCATCTCAATCGAATTTTAGCAGCCAGGAGGCGAAG GACTACAAGTACACCTCTTCGAGTATGACCAGTAACTACTCCCACAACATgcagagcagcagcagctcctcCCATAAGGAGACCAAGTTCTCCTCGACGGCAGGAGCACCACCACCGCAGGTGGTGACCTATCCCAGTCCAATTCCTGCCCAAAGGAAGACCCCGGCGGCGGAGTTTAGTGACTACAGCAGTGAGATTGACGAACGCTTCCGTTCCGTGTCTCGGGCTAATGAATCCGATGCCGAGATCAAGGGCTATCGAGTGGTCTTCCCACCCACACCCACTCCGCGCACAAACCTAGCCACCAATGGCCACAAGTCCCCGGTGGTGGTGATTACTCCCTCGCCCATGGAATTTGAGCCTTCTCCCCAGGAGTATGCCAGGCCCAAGTTCGAACCGATTGGCAAGGAGATTCGCCATGAGATCAAGACGGAGAGCAGCTCCAAGCAGTCAAAGTTCGTGCAGAACCAGCATCAAAGTCAGCCTGTTTTCAAGCCCAAACCAGTGGCGGCCAAGTTCATAGCGGCCacccaacagcagcagcaaccacAGGCCACCGCCCGTCCGACCATGTACTACAATGCTGTTGCTGGAGCTCCGATGCACCTGGCCAAGGTGGCCTCCGAGACCAAGAACGTGATGCAGATGCACGAGTCCACGGAGAGTTCGCAGCGTGTGGTGAACATGCAGCAGACCAAGAGGATAATCCACTTTGATAGTCCCCAGGAGCAGAGGGATCAGCAGATCGTGCAGGAACACTTCCCCTACAGTCCCGCCACAAGTCGTACTCCCTCGAGGCAGTCCCATCTGCCACCtccagccacgcccactaagTTTGTGCCTGGGGAATTCCGGGAGAGTGATTACGAGAGTGAGATTGAGGGAGCACGCATCCAACCTCTGTGGTCACCCTATGGCGATGGTTTGACCAAGGGCTTCAGGCGAGTGGCCCCGCCCCAAGGAGGCAGTCGATCCTGTAGCCTGCCAAGAACCTACGAGAGGGTCCTATCACCCATGGAATTCGATCGGGGTCCCGAGATGCCCAGCAAAATCCACGTGGATATCAATACCCTGAAGAAAGAGCAGCGCGGAGGAAGTACAGTGACCACCCAGCATCGCACTCAATCCCTGAACAGGAACTCCACCATGaggcaacagcagcaacagcaacagcaacagcagcagcagtccaTGGATCAGATTGATAGGGCCGGAACTTTGCCCCGATATGGTTACAGTTCCCTCCAGCAGCAGGCCGAGAATCAGGGCCGACGAATGGGCTCCACCTTCCTCCAGAAGTCCCATCAGTTCGTCGATGAAGTAAGCAGGGATGTAAGGAGCTCGGCATCGAATGGAATAGGCATCCGACCGGGTTTCAAGAGGGCTCCCAGCGAGGGCAGCAGCCAGCAACCTCAGGCCTTCCGGGATGAATCGCGAGTCTCCCAATATG GAACCAAATGCGTCGACCCCAATACCGGTTTAATATATTTCAAATACGACTTCGGCTATGAGTTTGGCATCCTGTTTCCCGGCGAGGGTCACAAATTCGTCAGTAGCCAGTGGAACAGCAGTGGCAAGAGCCAAAATGCCCAGCCAATCCAAAACGGACGTCACTCTCCCTATCCACTGAAACTTCCGCCCGGAAATGAGCTGGTGATTCCCGTGCAGCACGAGAGATCCGCTCAAGGATACAGTTCCGATAACGAGGTGCAGCGGAGGAGTCAGGCCAGGAACTATTCGACTTCCAGGCCGATGGCCCCTCGAACTGCAGTCAACAGCCAGAAACGCTATAGCCTGCCCAGTTGCCACAACCTCGATATCCACCTGGATCGCCTCCATGCCCAGGCACCTCGACTGCCTCCGGATCAGATGATCCGCACAG ATCAAGGCACCCAAACGGATTGCCTGCTCATAACCGAAGAGGAACCGGCGCCGGAGGCCTCGGGACAGCCCCTAGATAATGGCGCCAATAAAACGCCTTTGCGCAAATCAGCCTCGTTCTCCTCCACGTCGACCAGTTCGCCGGCCAGTTCCTCCATGGGCTCGGCCACATCGACCATGTCGCTGCGCTCCTCGACGCCTCTGAGGAGCAACAATCATCATTCCCAGTCGAGTCGGGCTCTCCGGAGCGACACCATCAACACGTTCCAGAAGTGGGAGACCACCATCGAGTCCATCAGCTACGTCAGCACCAAGACCGTGTCCATTTCGGATTTCAGCCAGGAGCCGCAGCTACGCGAGCAAACAG TAAATTGA